A region from the Tachysurus vachellii isolate PV-2020 chromosome 25, HZAU_Pvac_v1, whole genome shotgun sequence genome encodes:
- the sgk2b gene encoding serine/threonine-protein kinase Sgk2b isoform X1 — protein sequence MVKKSRSPVTYSKMKGIISYFAALIRERKHGSTDLLQKIGTRIPGYQNSTDSEWFLRPEANLSDESAAAAQCFCSTAQELKRSQVSAADFDYLKVIGIGSFGKVLLAKYKENNGYYAVKVLQKHIILKKEAEGNIMCERNVLAKTLNHPFLVRLHFSFQTKERLCLVLDYASGGELFYHLQKERVFKEPRARFYAAEMASALGYLHSLHIIYRDLKPENILLDSEGHVVLTDFGLCKEGIVGRATTKTFCGTPEYLAPEVLQQQEYDRTVDWWGLGAVLHEMLYGLPPFYSADHIKMLGNIIYQPLVLKAGVSKAGRDFLKSLLNKDRSKRLGAKHDVDELKRHSFFSSIQWDDLVAKKIPPPFVPSLSGPDDLTNINPAFTRLPVPEFLGVCEEAGLTFPGFSYVSANISLMST from the exons ATGGTGAAAAAGAGCAGGAGCCCTGTGACATACTCTAAAATGAAGGGGATCATCTCATACTTTGCTG CTTTaatcagagagagaaaacatggTTCGACTGACCTGCTACAGAAGATTGGGACCCGAATTCCAGGCTATCAGAa CAGTACGGATTCGGAGTGGTTTCTGAGACCAGAAGCCAATTTATCTGATGAGTCTGCAGCAGCTGCA CAGTGCTTCTGCAGTACAGCACAGGAGCTGAAAAGATCTCA GGTTTCGGCAGCAGATTTCGACTACTTGAAGGTGATTGGAATAGGCAGTTTTGGCAAG GTTCTTTTAGCAAAATATAAGGAGAACAATGGATACTATGCAGTCAAAGTTTTACAGAAGCACATCATTCTGAAGAAAGAAGCG GAAGGAAACATTATGTGTGAGCGTAACGTGCTAGCGAAAACTCTGAATCACCCGTTCTTGGTGCGGCTTCACTTCAGCTTTCAGACCAAAGAGAGGCTCTGTCTAGTGTTGGACTACGCAAGTGGTGGAGAG CTCTTCTACCACCTCCAAAAAGAACGTGTGTTCAAGGAGCCCAGAGCCAGATTTTACGCTGCAGAAATGGCCAGTGCATTAGGATACTTACATTCCCTGCATATTATCTACAG GGACCTGAAGCCAGAGAACATCTTGCTCGACTCTGAAGGCCACGTAGTCCTAACAGATTTTGGCTTGTGTAAAGAGGGCATAGTGGGACGTGCAACCACCAAAACCTTTTGTGGAACTCCTGAATACCTGGCACCTGAGGTTCTCCAGCAGCAGGAGTATGACCGTACTGTGGACTGGTGGGGGCTTGGAGCTGTTCTGCATGAAATGCTTTATGGTTTG ccaCCCTTCTACAGTGCAGACCACATAAAGATGTTAGGCAATATAATTTATCAACCACTCGTCCTAAAGGCTGGAGTTTCGAAGGCTGGAAGAGATTTTCTCAAAAGCTTGCTCAATAAAGACAGATCTAAGAGACTTGGTGCTAAACATGACGTG GACGAGCTGAAGCGGCATTCGTTCTTTTCCTCTATTCAATGGGATGACCTTGTGGCAAAGAAAATCCCACCTCCCTTCGTTCCCTCACTG TCTGGCCCTGATGACTTGACAAACATTAACCCTGCATTCACAAGACTTCCTGTCCCAGAGtttctgggtgtgtgtgaggaggctGGGCTGACCTTCCCTGGCTTCAGCTATGTGAGTGCAAACATCTCATTGATGTCCACGTAG
- the sgk2b gene encoding serine/threonine-protein kinase Sgk2b isoform X2: protein MVKKSRSPVTYSKMKGIISYFAALIRERKHGSTDLLQKIGTRIPGYQNTDSEWFLRPEANLSDESAAAAQCFCSTAQELKRSQVSAADFDYLKVIGIGSFGKVLLAKYKENNGYYAVKVLQKHIILKKEAEGNIMCERNVLAKTLNHPFLVRLHFSFQTKERLCLVLDYASGGELFYHLQKERVFKEPRARFYAAEMASALGYLHSLHIIYRDLKPENILLDSEGHVVLTDFGLCKEGIVGRATTKTFCGTPEYLAPEVLQQQEYDRTVDWWGLGAVLHEMLYGLPPFYSADHIKMLGNIIYQPLVLKAGVSKAGRDFLKSLLNKDRSKRLGAKHDVDELKRHSFFSSIQWDDLVAKKIPPPFVPSLSGPDDLTNINPAFTRLPVPEFLGVCEEAGLTFPGFSYVSANISLMST from the exons ATGGTGAAAAAGAGCAGGAGCCCTGTGACATACTCTAAAATGAAGGGGATCATCTCATACTTTGCTG CTTTaatcagagagagaaaacatggTTCGACTGACCTGCTACAGAAGATTGGGACCCGAATTCCAGGCTATCAGAa TACGGATTCGGAGTGGTTTCTGAGACCAGAAGCCAATTTATCTGATGAGTCTGCAGCAGCTGCA CAGTGCTTCTGCAGTACAGCACAGGAGCTGAAAAGATCTCA GGTTTCGGCAGCAGATTTCGACTACTTGAAGGTGATTGGAATAGGCAGTTTTGGCAAG GTTCTTTTAGCAAAATATAAGGAGAACAATGGATACTATGCAGTCAAAGTTTTACAGAAGCACATCATTCTGAAGAAAGAAGCG GAAGGAAACATTATGTGTGAGCGTAACGTGCTAGCGAAAACTCTGAATCACCCGTTCTTGGTGCGGCTTCACTTCAGCTTTCAGACCAAAGAGAGGCTCTGTCTAGTGTTGGACTACGCAAGTGGTGGAGAG CTCTTCTACCACCTCCAAAAAGAACGTGTGTTCAAGGAGCCCAGAGCCAGATTTTACGCTGCAGAAATGGCCAGTGCATTAGGATACTTACATTCCCTGCATATTATCTACAG GGACCTGAAGCCAGAGAACATCTTGCTCGACTCTGAAGGCCACGTAGTCCTAACAGATTTTGGCTTGTGTAAAGAGGGCATAGTGGGACGTGCAACCACCAAAACCTTTTGTGGAACTCCTGAATACCTGGCACCTGAGGTTCTCCAGCAGCAGGAGTATGACCGTACTGTGGACTGGTGGGGGCTTGGAGCTGTTCTGCATGAAATGCTTTATGGTTTG ccaCCCTTCTACAGTGCAGACCACATAAAGATGTTAGGCAATATAATTTATCAACCACTCGTCCTAAAGGCTGGAGTTTCGAAGGCTGGAAGAGATTTTCTCAAAAGCTTGCTCAATAAAGACAGATCTAAGAGACTTGGTGCTAAACATGACGTG GACGAGCTGAAGCGGCATTCGTTCTTTTCCTCTATTCAATGGGATGACCTTGTGGCAAAGAAAATCCCACCTCCCTTCGTTCCCTCACTG TCTGGCCCTGATGACTTGACAAACATTAACCCTGCATTCACAAGACTTCCTGTCCCAGAGtttctgggtgtgtgtgaggaggctGGGCTGACCTTCCCTGGCTTCAGCTATGTGAGTGCAAACATCTCATTGATGTCCACGTAG